In the genome of Photobacterium sp. TY1-4, one region contains:
- a CDS encoding NupC/NupG family nucleoside CNT transporter, which translates to MSLFMSLVGMAVLLGIAVLLSDNRKAINLRTVGGAFAIQFTLGAFVLYIPWGKDALGAASSAVQSVIDYGNVGIEFLFGNLVNFSVEGIGFIFAFKVLPTVIFFSALISVLYYLGVMQVVINVLGGGLRKVLGTSNAESMSATANIFVGQTEAPLVVRPFVPKMTQSELFAVMCGGLASVAGGVLAGYAAMGVPLEYLIAASFMAAPGGLLFAKIIKPETDTPIEQMSGDEAQGDDKPANAIDAAASGASSGMQLALNIGAMLLAFVGLIALINGMLGGIGGWFGMPELTLELILGYVFMPLAYLIGVPWADANIAGSFIGQKLILNEFVAYLSYVPYLGDAAPVVLSEKTKAIISFALCGFANLSSVAILLGGLGSIAPNRRHDIARFGMKAVAAGTLSNLMSATIAGLFISLSAM; encoded by the coding sequence ATGAGCCTGTTTATGAGCCTGGTTGGGATGGCTGTGCTGCTGGGTATTGCAGTACTGTTATCTGATAACCGCAAAGCTATTAATTTACGTACTGTGGGTGGGGCATTTGCCATTCAATTTACTCTGGGTGCTTTCGTACTTTACATTCCGTGGGGTAAGGATGCACTGGGCGCGGCGAGTAGCGCCGTTCAGAGTGTGATTGACTATGGTAATGTCGGTATTGAGTTCCTGTTCGGTAACCTGGTGAACTTCTCTGTTGAAGGCATTGGTTTCATCTTTGCATTCAAAGTGCTGCCAACGGTTATCTTCTTCTCTGCACTGATCAGCGTGCTGTACTACCTGGGCGTGATGCAAGTTGTCATCAACGTATTGGGTGGCGGTCTGCGCAAAGTGCTGGGTACATCGAACGCGGAATCCATGTCTGCAACAGCTAACATTTTTGTTGGTCAAACTGAAGCGCCGCTGGTTGTGCGTCCGTTTGTACCAAAGATGACGCAGTCTGAGCTGTTTGCGGTTATGTGTGGTGGTCTGGCGTCTGTTGCTGGTGGTGTACTGGCGGGTTATGCCGCGATGGGTGTTCCACTGGAGTACCTGATCGCAGCCTCGTTCATGGCAGCACCAGGTGGCCTGCTGTTCGCGAAAATCATCAAGCCTGAAACCGACACGCCGATCGAGCAAATGTCTGGTGATGAAGCACAAGGTGATGATAAGCCTGCTAATGCCATCGATGCAGCAGCAAGCGGCGCTTCTTCAGGTATGCAACTGGCACTGAACATCGGTGCGATGCTGCTGGCGTTCGTGGGCCTGATTGCCCTGATCAACGGGATGCTGGGTGGTATCGGTGGCTGGTTCGGTATGCCTGAGCTGACACTGGAACTGATCCTGGGTTACGTGTTCATGCCACTGGCTTACCTGATCGGTGTACCATGGGCAGATGCCAACATCGCGGGCTCTTTCATCGGTCAGAAACTGATCCTGAACGAATTCGTGGCTTACCTGAGCTACGTCCCATACCTGGGTGATGCAGCGCCGGTTGTTCTGTCTGAGAAGACCAAAGCAATCATCTCGTTTGCCCTGTGTGGTTTCGCGAACCTGTCTTCAGTCGCCATTCTGCTGGGTGGTCTGGGGAGCATTGCCCCGAACCGTCGTCACGATATTGCACGCTTCGGTATGAAAGCCGTTGCCGCAGGTACGCTGTCGAACCTGATGTCTGCGACCATCGCAGGTCTGTTCATCAGCCTGAGCGCGATGTAA
- a CDS encoding TatD family hydrolase has translation MMIDSHCHFDFTPFDADPAGYLAKAHQAGVEALVIPSVGERNWQAVQALSRRFDSVYYALGLHPFFSAEHSEASLASLAARLAQVAGEGAQRDRKCVAVGECGLDFAIAEADRDKQLWLLREQLILANTYRLPVILHCRKAFPELVALLKQHPPVAGGVYHGFSGSLAQAQQVVALGLKIGVGGTITYPRANKTRNTVAALPLEALVLETDAPDMPVAGHQGEPNRPDRLCHVMQSLVALRSESAQKIESVTCLTTTELFGLSL, from the coding sequence ATGATGATCGACAGTCACTGCCATTTCGATTTTACGCCGTTTGATGCCGACCCGGCGGGCTATCTGGCCAAGGCTCACCAAGCCGGGGTCGAGGCGCTGGTGATCCCGTCTGTTGGTGAGCGCAACTGGCAGGCGGTCCAGGCGCTGAGCCGCAGGTTTGACTCGGTGTATTACGCGTTGGGCCTGCACCCGTTTTTCAGTGCAGAGCATAGCGAGGCATCACTGGCGTCACTCGCTGCGCGTTTGGCGCAGGTGGCGGGCGAGGGCGCGCAGCGCGATCGCAAATGTGTGGCGGTCGGTGAGTGCGGGCTGGATTTTGCCATTGCCGAGGCCGATCGTGATAAACAGCTGTGGTTGTTGCGGGAGCAACTGATCCTGGCCAATACCTACCGATTGCCGGTGATTTTGCACTGTCGCAAAGCCTTCCCGGAGCTGGTTGCCTTATTAAAGCAACACCCGCCGGTCGCAGGGGGGGTCTATCATGGGTTTAGCGGTAGTCTGGCCCAGGCGCAGCAGGTGGTGGCGCTGGGGCTGAAGATCGGCGTCGGCGGGACCATTACCTATCCGAGGGCGAACAAGACCCGCAATACGGTAGCAGCGTTGCCGCTGGAGGCGCTGGTACTGGAGACCGATGCGCCGGATATGCCGGTGGCCGGCCATCAGGGCGAGCCGAATCGTCCCGATCGATTGTGTCATGTGATGCAATCGCTGGTGGCGCTGCGTTCGGAATCCGCCCAGAAAATTGAATCGGTCACTTGCTTAACCACAACTGAACTTTTTGGTCTTTCTTTGTGA
- a CDS encoding DUF5363 domain-containing protein: protein MKDTLSGEKSMLNWLKRGIARYDQWCERLGLVPENRRCCAPVRYDEDDPRHPSQRRPRCVSQHSTHRQE, encoded by the coding sequence ATGAAGGATACGCTAAGTGGGGAGAAGTCGATGCTGAACTGGCTCAAGCGGGGGATTGCCCGCTACGATCAATGGTGTGAACGTCTGGGGCTGGTCCCGGAAAACCGTCGCTGCTGCGCACCGGTCCGTTACGATGAAGACGATCCGCGTCATCCGTCTCAGCGTCGTCCTCGGTGCGTATCGCAGCACAGTACGCACCGGCAGGAATGA
- the glgX gene encoding glycogen debranching protein GlgX, translated as MKIVTANEIRVGVGEPYPLGATLRGQGVNFSLYSKDATRVILHLFDGADARESFQQIELDPLAHKRGHYWFVFVSNIGHGQVYAFQVDGPWKPQVGLRFNANKMLIDPYSQAISIGAHYDRQQAIGEAPNLGSSLRSLVVDQQAFDWEGDKPPGHSMTDTVIYEMHVGGFTKHPSSGVAPEKRGTFAGVIEKIPYLQSLGVTAVELMPIQQFDVDDAPNGRQNYWGYSPINFFSVHAGYSVAKDPLAAITEFKTLVRELHKAGIEVILDVVFNHTAEGDASGPTFCFKGLQNGAYYIVDKTCGEYRNYSGCGNTCNANHSVVRRMIIDALHFWVTEMRVDGFRFDLASVLARDSLGTPLKEPPLLWSIDSDPVLCSTKIFAEAWDAAGLYQVGSFIGDRWNEWNGKFRDDVRAFWRGDTGTVSRFASRMLGSPDIYCSDRHSPHRSVNFICAHDGFTLNDWVSYNEKHNRDNGEDNRDGDNHNLSNNYGIEGPTTNPEIESLRNRQCKNMLATLLLSLGTPMISMGDEVRRTQRGNNNAYCQDNEISWFDWRLVDRHADLLRFVRLMNRIRRNEETIDWHMHVSLNTVLKSVGIDWHGLQPNQPDWSAHSHSLASTVIHPISSDELYVICNAYWDPLIFTLPDRDHQDWHLLVNTAAPSPADIYPIEQAPRYCDETILVTGRSMIVMVAKPGHK; from the coding sequence ATGAAGATTGTGACAGCGAACGAGATCCGGGTTGGTGTCGGTGAGCCTTACCCGTTGGGCGCAACCCTGCGCGGGCAGGGGGTGAACTTCAGTTTGTACTCCAAAGACGCCACCCGGGTGATCCTGCACCTGTTTGATGGCGCCGATGCGCGGGAGTCGTTTCAGCAGATCGAACTCGATCCGCTTGCGCACAAACGCGGCCATTACTGGTTTGTGTTTGTCAGCAACATCGGCCACGGCCAGGTGTATGCGTTTCAGGTCGACGGGCCGTGGAAGCCGCAGGTCGGGCTGCGCTTTAATGCCAACAAAATGCTGATTGACCCGTACAGCCAGGCGATCAGTATCGGGGCGCATTACGATCGGCAGCAAGCGATTGGGGAAGCGCCCAACCTCGGCAGCAGCCTGCGCAGCCTGGTGGTTGACCAGCAGGCATTTGACTGGGAGGGGGACAAACCGCCAGGCCATTCGATGACCGATACCGTGATCTATGAAATGCATGTCGGTGGCTTTACCAAGCACCCTTCCTCCGGGGTGGCCCCGGAAAAGCGGGGTACGTTTGCCGGGGTGATCGAAAAAATTCCTTATTTGCAGTCACTCGGCGTCACAGCCGTCGAGCTGATGCCGATCCAGCAGTTTGATGTCGACGATGCGCCGAATGGCCGGCAGAACTACTGGGGTTACAGCCCAATCAATTTTTTCTCTGTGCATGCCGGCTACAGCGTGGCGAAAGATCCGCTGGCTGCGATCACCGAGTTCAAAACCCTGGTGCGGGAGCTGCACAAAGCTGGCATTGAGGTGATCCTGGATGTGGTGTTCAACCACACCGCAGAAGGGGATGCCAGCGGGCCGACGTTTTGTTTTAAGGGGCTCCAGAACGGCGCCTATTATATTGTCGATAAAACCTGCGGTGAGTACCGCAACTACAGCGGTTGCGGCAATACCTGCAACGCTAACCACAGTGTGGTGCGGCGGATGATCATTGATGCGCTGCACTTCTGGGTGACGGAAATGCGAGTCGATGGCTTTCGCTTTGACCTCGCTTCGGTACTGGCCCGCGACAGCCTGGGCACCCCGCTCAAAGAGCCGCCGTTGCTGTGGTCGATTGATTCCGATCCGGTGCTGTGCAGTACCAAAATTTTCGCCGAAGCCTGGGATGCGGCCGGGCTGTATCAGGTGGGCTCCTTTATCGGCGATCGCTGGAACGAATGGAACGGTAAATTCCGTGATGATGTCCGCGCCTTCTGGCGGGGGGATACCGGGACGGTGAGCCGGTTTGCCTCCCGGATGCTGGGCTCGCCCGATATCTATTGCAGCGATCGCCACTCGCCCCACCGCTCAGTGAATTTTATCTGCGCCCACGACGGGTTCACCCTCAACGATTGGGTCAGTTATAACGAAAAACATAACCGGGACAACGGCGAGGACAACCGCGACGGCGATAACCACAACCTGTCGAACAACTACGGGATTGAAGGGCCGACCACGAATCCGGAGATTGAGTCGCTGCGCAACCGCCAGTGCAAGAACATGCTGGCGACCTTGCTGCTCTCGCTCGGGACACCGATGATTTCGATGGGAGATGAGGTCCGGCGGACGCAGCGGGGGAACAACAATGCCTATTGCCAGGATAACGAGATCAGCTGGTTTGACTGGCGGTTGGTGGACCGGCATGCCGATTTGCTGCGTTTTGTCCGGCTGATGAACCGGATCCGGCGCAATGAGGAAACCATCGACTGGCACATGCATGTCTCGCTCAACACCGTGCTCAAGAGCGTCGGGATTGACTGGCACGGCCTGCAACCGAATCAGCCGGACTGGTCGGCCCATTCCCATTCTCTGGCCTCGACGGTGATCCACCCGATCAGCAGTGATGAGTTGTATGTGATCTGCAATGCTTACTGGGACCCGCTGATTTTTACCCTACCGGACCGGGATCATCAGGACTGGCACCTGTTAGTGAATACCGCCGCGCCCAGTCCGGCTGATATCTATCCCATTGAGCAAGCGCCGCGTTATTGTGACGAGACGATTTTGGTGACCGGGCGTAGTATGATCGTCATGGTTGCCAAACCCGGCCATAAATAG
- the prfC gene encoding peptide chain release factor 3, producing MSFLTEVSKRRTFAIISHPDAGKTTITEKVLLFGNAIQKAGTVKGRGSNQHAKSDWMEMEKERGISVTTSVMQFPYNDRLVNLLDTPGHEDFSEDTYRTLTAVDSCLMVIDAAKGVEDRTRKLMEVTRLRDTPIITFMNKLDRDIRDPMELLDEVESELNIACAPVSWPIGCGKEFKGVYHIHRDETILYATGQGHTIQETRIVKGLENPELDEAVGADLAEQLREELELVLGASHEFDRELFLQGELTPVFFGTALGNFGVDHMLDGLTEWAPAPMPRQANERQVEANEEKFSGFVFKIQANMDPKHRDRIAFMRVVSGTYSQGMKMNHVRLGKNVSISDAVTFMAGDRSRAEHAYAGDIIGLHNHGTIQIGDTFTQGEKLKFSGIPNFAPELFRRIRLKDPLKQKQLLKGLVQLSEEGAVQVFRPLQNNDLIVGAVGVLQFDVVVARLKAEYNVEAIYESVNVATARWVDCGDDKKLEEFKRKNQANLALDGGDNLSYIAPTMVNLNLAKERFPEVDFRATREH from the coding sequence ATGTCATTTCTTACTGAAGTGAGCAAGCGTCGTACGTTTGCCATCATTTCTCACCCGGATGCGGGTAAAACCACCATCACGGAAAAAGTACTGTTATTCGGAAACGCGATCCAGAAAGCCGGGACGGTGAAAGGCCGCGGCTCGAACCAGCACGCCAAGTCGGACTGGATGGAGATGGAAAAAGAGCGTGGGATCTCGGTCACCACCTCGGTGATGCAGTTCCCGTACAACGACCGTCTGGTCAACCTGCTCGATACCCCGGGACACGAAGATTTCTCGGAAGATACCTACCGGACCCTGACGGCGGTGGACTCGTGCCTGATGGTGATCGATGCCGCGAAAGGGGTTGAGGATCGGACCCGCAAGCTGATGGAAGTCACCCGTCTGCGCGATACGCCGATCATCACCTTCATGAACAAGCTTGACCGGGATATCCGCGACCCGATGGAATTGCTTGATGAGGTCGAAAGTGAGCTCAACATCGCCTGTGCCCCGGTGTCCTGGCCGATTGGCTGCGGGAAAGAGTTCAAAGGGGTGTATCACATCCACCGTGATGAAACCATCCTGTACGCAACGGGTCAAGGCCACACCATCCAGGAAACGCGGATTGTCAAAGGCCTGGAAAACCCGGAACTGGACGAAGCCGTGGGCGCGGATCTGGCAGAGCAACTGCGCGAAGAGCTGGAGCTGGTGCTGGGTGCCTCGCACGAGTTTGATCGCGAACTGTTCCTGCAGGGCGAACTGACGCCGGTCTTCTTCGGGACCGCACTGGGTAACTTCGGGGTTGACCATATGCTGGACGGCCTGACGGAGTGGGCCCCGGCCCCGATGCCGCGTCAGGCCAACGAGCGTCAGGTGGAAGCGAATGAAGAGAAATTCTCGGGCTTCGTCTTCAAAATTCAGGCAAACATGGATCCGAAGCACCGCGACCGGATTGCCTTCATGCGTGTTGTCTCGGGCACCTATAGCCAGGGCATGAAAATGAACCATGTTCGCCTGGGTAAAAACGTCAGCATTTCCGACGCCGTGACCTTCATGGCCGGTGATCGCTCCCGTGCCGAGCATGCGTATGCCGGGGATATTATCGGCCTGCATAACCACGGTACCATCCAGATCGGGGATACCTTTACCCAGGGCGAGAAGCTCAAGTTCTCCGGGATCCCGAACTTCGCGCCGGAACTGTTCCGCCGGATCCGCCTCAAAGATCCACTGAAGCAGAAGCAACTGCTGAAAGGGCTGGTTCAGCTGTCGGAAGAAGGGGCCGTTCAGGTGTTTCGTCCGCTGCAAAACAACGATCTGATTGTTGGCGCTGTTGGTGTGCTGCAGTTTGACGTGGTGGTTGCCCGTCTGAAAGCGGAGTACAACGTCGAAGCGATCTACGAGAGCGTGAACGTTGCGACGGCCCGCTGGGTGGACTGCGGTGATGACAAGAAGCTGGAAGAGTTCAAGCGCAAGAACCAGGCGAACCTGGCGCTGGATGGCGGGGACAACCTCAGCTACATCGCGCCGACCATGGTGAACCTGAACCTGGCCAAAGAGCGTTTCCCGGAAGTTGATTTCCGCGCGACCCGCGAACACTAA
- the rimI gene encoding ribosomal protein S18-alanine N-acetyltransferase: protein MSHNIVSLAPHHLDAVWQIEQRAHAFPWSESLIRQTPSKIAVNLALEVGQQVVGYCYGQLVAGEATLLNIAVAPACQGKGYGKLLLDGFIDRLTELGAEEIWLEVRASNTRAYQLYESVGFNEINRRYGYYPTENGREDALIMTYLVL from the coding sequence ATGAGTCATAACATTGTATCCCTTGCGCCGCACCACCTTGATGCGGTGTGGCAAATCGAGCAGCGTGCGCATGCTTTTCCCTGGTCAGAATCCCTGATCCGCCAGACGCCGAGTAAAATTGCCGTCAATCTGGCGCTCGAAGTCGGGCAACAGGTGGTGGGCTATTGCTATGGCCAGCTGGTGGCCGGTGAAGCGACCTTACTGAATATTGCCGTGGCACCGGCGTGCCAGGGTAAGGGGTACGGCAAACTCCTGCTCGACGGGTTTATCGACCGGCTGACCGAGCTGGGCGCCGAAGAGATCTGGCTCGAGGTGCGTGCCAGCAATACCCGGGCGTATCAGCTCTATGAATCGGTTGGCTTTAACGAGATCAACCGCCGCTATGGCTATTACCCGACGGAAAACGGACGGGAAGATGCGCTGATCATGACTTACCTGGTCCTCTAG
- a CDS encoding DNA polymerase III subunit psi translates to MKQRDIQILHEMGLTYWQIRKPDFFPELEMPVIDLPESCKLLFVCEDELDDHDRWLFGRILNSMKLSPEQALMLPPQGVAQIRAHHLTWCWLAGCQAPHPAGCQVLTSTSLKQMHTNPASKKALWQQICAYES, encoded by the coding sequence ATGAAGCAGCGAGACATACAGATCTTACACGAGATGGGGCTGACTTACTGGCAGATCAGAAAACCGGACTTTTTTCCCGAGCTGGAAATGCCGGTGATCGACTTGCCGGAAAGCTGCAAGCTGCTGTTCGTGTGTGAAGACGAGCTGGATGACCATGATCGCTGGCTGTTCGGCCGGATCCTCAACAGCATGAAGCTCTCGCCGGAGCAGGCCCTGATGCTGCCGCCGCAAGGCGTGGCGCAAATCCGGGCCCATCACCTGACCTGGTGCTGGCTGGCCGGCTGTCAGGCCCCGCATCCGGCGGGCTGTCAGGTGCTGACCTCCACCTCCCTGAAACAGATGCATACCAACCCCGCCAGCAAGAAAGCCTTGTGGCAACAGATTTGTGCTTATGAGTCATAA
- a CDS encoding GNAT family N-acetyltransferase has protein sequence MLIRTEAPADILAVDALLKTVFDTDAEADLVMKLRENGHRSLSLVACNDDGDVVGYMLFSPVTVDGNDDNWQGLAPMAVKQDYQRQGIGLALLEEAKSTLAELGYPAVVVLGHSDYYPKAGFVPASAHGLQCAWPVPDEVFMVLELIPGSLSVRQGTVAYSPEFSALS, from the coding sequence ATGCTCATTAGAACTGAAGCGCCGGCAGATATTCTGGCTGTTGATGCCTTACTGAAAACCGTGTTCGATACGGATGCCGAAGCTGATCTGGTGATGAAGCTGCGGGAGAATGGTCACCGCTCTTTGTCACTGGTGGCCTGTAACGACGACGGTGACGTGGTGGGCTATATGCTGTTCAGCCCGGTTACCGTCGATGGCAATGATGACAACTGGCAGGGGCTGGCGCCGATGGCGGTGAAGCAAGACTACCAGCGCCAGGGAATTGGCCTGGCGCTGCTTGAAGAAGCCAAGAGCACCCTGGCGGAGCTCGGTTATCCGGCGGTCGTGGTGCTCGGGCACAGCGACTATTATCCCAAAGCCGGTTTTGTACCGGCATCGGCGCACGGCCTGCAGTGTGCCTGGCCGGTGCCGGATGAAGTCTTCATGGTGCTGGAGCTGATCCCGGGCAGTCTGTCGGTACGGCAGGGCACGGTGGCCTACAGCCCGGAGTTTTCGGCGCTGAGCTAA
- a CDS encoding SCP2 domain-containing protein, with the protein MVQHAPALLRIPARLTPFAVQKKVMLEGLALVFREALEDGDFAFLEGRWLKVAVRDLGLCWYISYRDAQLVVADQIAQEDVSFSGDCNDLVLIAARKEDPDTLFFQRRLRIEGDTELGLEVKNLMDSIDLASLPAPIQFLLQQSASFIHQGMQAPPVAKEVMNAH; encoded by the coding sequence ATGGTTCAGCATGCGCCGGCGCTGCTGCGGATCCCGGCCCGGCTGACGCCGTTTGCGGTTCAGAAAAAAGTGATGCTGGAAGGGCTGGCCCTGGTGTTTCGCGAAGCCCTGGAAGACGGGGACTTTGCCTTCCTCGAAGGGCGCTGGCTGAAAGTCGCGGTGCGGGATCTGGGGCTGTGCTGGTACATTAGCTATCGGGATGCGCAGCTGGTGGTCGCGGATCAGATCGCCCAGGAAGATGTGAGTTTCAGCGGTGACTGCAACGATCTGGTATTAATTGCTGCACGCAAGGAAGATCCTGATACACTCTTTTTCCAGCGTCGCCTGCGGATTGAAGGCGACACCGAGTTGGGACTGGAGGTGAAAAACCTGATGGACAGTATTGATCTGGCCTCGCTTCCGGCCCCGATCCAATTTTTACTGCAGCAGTCGGCGAGCTTCATTCACCAAGGAATGCAGGCCCCGCCGGTTGCCAAAGAGGTCATGAATGCTCATTAG
- a CDS encoding EAL domain-containing protein translates to MPTEQLNYWFPLLTDNSPFLFAVLDPNHHYLVVNSRYCEVSGMARDELIGRSDAEVLGRAYYETLRPYYDRAFQGESVEGEVVLNDNRHETSLHFSLAPLRDAQGNIPYVVLHSADTSERQVLVNSLQELEHQLDQLNHLITDGSCIVEGELIISANEAAAALLGFESVQDLVGEELGRLLVDSHTQRVLGSQLSQLGHQEQRRCQTSPRCSTEKALQVTVSDISLLGSPAKLILLQDISEQISQQGQMEQLVHTDPLTGLYNRHGFSRRLEQLIQHKTPLVMLYLDLDNFKNINDSLGHHIGDRVLQEIAQRLRRLLPERAVIGHLNGDEFAVILPEPDHTRMGEQMAQQIIALINQPFDLHHFSKHLACSVGMVNYPGDGNDARILLQNADTAMYEAKNRGRNRLVKFSEEMNKEARMQLWLEIELQKALQQNGLEVWYQPKVGARDFVIDGAEALVRWKHPVEGYISPAQFIPVAERSGLIEQLGQVVMREVFTTVRQWKQQGLLNGRVAINLSPQQFGNPNLISFVEKLKQATGVDPSDITFELTESAVMSDSDHTIQMLNAIKQLGFSLSIDDFGTGYSSLSYLARFPLDELKIDRAFIKDIEAIPKQVTLIENIINLGKALNMSIVAEGVETRQQATLLSNLNCDSIQGFYFYKPQPKNELDAILLEHSRHTD, encoded by the coding sequence ATGCCGACTGAGCAACTCAACTACTGGTTTCCGCTGCTAACCGACAACAGTCCTTTTCTGTTTGCGGTCCTCGATCCCAATCATCACTACCTGGTCGTCAACAGCCGCTACTGCGAAGTCAGCGGGATGGCGCGCGACGAGCTGATTGGCCGCAGTGATGCCGAAGTTCTGGGCCGGGCCTATTATGAGACCCTGCGCCCCTACTATGATCGGGCCTTCCAAGGCGAATCAGTCGAAGGCGAAGTGGTGCTCAACGATAACCGCCACGAGACCAGCCTGCATTTCAGCCTGGCCCCGCTGCGAGATGCACAAGGCAATATCCCGTACGTCGTGCTGCACTCGGCCGATACCTCCGAGCGTCAGGTGCTGGTGAACTCCCTCCAGGAACTGGAGCATCAGTTGGATCAGCTCAACCACCTGATCACCGACGGCAGCTGTATTGTCGAAGGCGAGCTGATCATCTCGGCCAACGAAGCCGCCGCCGCATTGCTCGGGTTTGAGTCGGTGCAAGATTTGGTCGGCGAAGAGCTGGGCCGGTTGCTGGTCGACAGCCACACCCAGCGGGTCCTCGGCAGCCAACTCAGTCAGCTCGGGCATCAGGAGCAGCGCCGGTGTCAGACCAGCCCCCGGTGCAGCACCGAGAAAGCGCTCCAGGTCACTGTTTCCGATATTTCCCTGCTCGGCTCACCGGCCAAACTGATCCTGCTGCAGGACATTTCCGAGCAGATCAGCCAGCAAGGCCAGATGGAGCAGCTGGTCCATACCGATCCGCTGACCGGCCTGTACAACCGCCACGGATTCAGTCGCCGCCTGGAGCAGTTGATCCAGCACAAGACCCCGCTGGTCATGCTCTACCTTGACCTGGACAACTTTAAAAATATCAACGACTCGCTCGGCCATCATATCGGCGATCGGGTGCTGCAGGAGATCGCCCAGCGACTGCGCCGACTGTTACCCGAGCGCGCCGTGATCGGCCACCTCAACGGCGATGAATTTGCAGTGATCCTGCCCGAGCCCGATCACACCCGGATGGGAGAGCAGATGGCCCAGCAGATCATTGCCCTGATCAACCAGCCGTTCGACCTGCACCATTTCAGCAAACATCTGGCCTGCTCCGTCGGGATGGTCAATTATCCGGGAGACGGCAATGATGCCCGGATCCTGCTGCAAAACGCTGACACCGCCATGTATGAGGCGAAAAATCGCGGCCGCAACCGACTGGTCAAGTTTAGCGAAGAGATGAACAAGGAAGCGCGGATGCAGCTGTGGCTCGAAATCGAGCTGCAAAAAGCCCTGCAGCAGAACGGCCTGGAAGTCTGGTACCAGCCGAAGGTCGGCGCGCGGGATTTCGTGATTGACGGAGCCGAGGCGCTGGTGCGCTGGAAGCACCCGGTTGAAGGCTATATCAGTCCGGCACAGTTTATTCCGGTCGCGGAGCGCTCCGGATTAATCGAGCAACTGGGCCAGGTGGTGATGCGCGAAGTGTTCACCACAGTGCGCCAGTGGAAGCAGCAGGGACTGCTCAACGGCCGGGTGGCAATTAACCTCTCGCCGCAGCAGTTCGGCAACCCGAACCTGATCAGCTTTGTCGAAAAACTCAAGCAGGCCACCGGCGTCGACCCGAGTGATATCACCTTTGAGCTGACGGAAAGCGCGGTGATGAGTGACAGCGATCATACGATCCAGATGCTGAATGCGATCAAACAACTCGGCTTTTCGCTGTCGATCGATGACTTCGGCACCGGCTATTCGTCGCTGTCCTATCTGGCCCGCTTCCCGCTCGATGAGCTCAAGATCGACCGGGCGTTTATCAAAGATATCGAAGCCATTCCCAAGCAGGTCACGCTGATCGAGAACATTATCAACCTCGGTAAAGCGCTGAACATGAGTATTGTTGCCGAAGGGGTGGAAACCCGCCAGCAGGCGACCCTGCTCTCGAACCTCAACTGTGACTCGATCCAGGGCTTTTATTTCTACAAGCCGCAGCCGAAAAACGAGCTTGATGCAATCCTATTGGAGCACAGCCGCCATACCGACTGA